A window of Tautonia plasticadhaerens contains these coding sequences:
- a CDS encoding SDR family NAD(P)-dependent oxidoreductase, translating into MNAANRLDGRSCLIVGGTGGIGLATASRFLAEGARVVVSGRTGDEVRAARGHLAPLGPAWAEEAETSDGDAVSSLFDRAIDRLGGRLDVLVHVAGISGRRYGDGPLHECSEAGWDAVMGVNARGVFLTNREAARRMLAQGPDEVGLRGTVLNLGSVTAWSFSPEFFGTYAYAASKAAVHAMTLQAASRYAADRIRFNAVAPALVETPMSARACQDPAIRAYLATKQPIAGAPGTPDDVAEAILYLCEPASRFVTGVVLAVDGGWCVSEGQHPSDDGTDG; encoded by the coding sequence GTGAACGCCGCTAATCGACTCGACGGCCGCTCCTGCCTGATCGTCGGCGGCACCGGCGGCATCGGCCTGGCCACCGCCTCCCGGTTCCTGGCCGAGGGGGCCCGCGTGGTCGTCTCGGGCCGGACGGGCGACGAGGTCCGGGCCGCCCGGGGACACCTCGCCCCCCTCGGCCCGGCCTGGGCAGAGGAGGCCGAGACCTCGGACGGAGACGCCGTCTCCTCGCTGTTCGACCGCGCGATCGACCGCCTCGGCGGCCGGCTCGACGTGCTGGTGCACGTGGCGGGGATCAGCGGACGCCGATATGGCGATGGGCCGCTGCACGAGTGCTCCGAAGCCGGCTGGGACGCCGTGATGGGCGTCAACGCCCGGGGCGTCTTCCTCACCAACCGGGAGGCGGCCCGTCGGATGCTCGCGCAGGGTCCCGACGAGGTCGGCCTGAGGGGCACCGTCCTCAACCTCGGCTCGGTCACCGCCTGGTCCTTCTCCCCCGAGTTCTTCGGCACCTACGCCTACGCCGCGAGCAAGGCGGCCGTGCACGCCATGACCCTTCAGGCCGCCAGCCGGTACGCCGCCGACCGGATCCGGTTCAACGCCGTGGCCCCCGCGCTGGTCGAGACGCCGATGTCGGCCCGGGCCTGCCAGGACCCGGCCATCCGGGCCTACCTCGCCACCAAGCAGCCGATCGCCGGGGCCCCGGGCACCCCCGACGACGTGGCCGAGGCGATCCTCTACCTCTGCGAGCCGGCCTCCCGGTTCGTCACCGGCGTGGTGCTGGCCGTCGACGGCGGCTGGTGCGTCTCCGAGGGGCAGCACCCGAGCGATGACGGAACGGACGGATGA
- a CDS encoding RidA family protein: MGADARIQELKLELPPAPKPVATYVTALRQGDLLYVSGHGPLKADGTLITGKVGAELDLEAGRAAARQVGLAILATLKSHLGSLDKVTRLVKSLGLVNCTAEFAQQPQVINGYSDLMKEVFGDLGVGTRSAVGTNALPGNIAVEIEAIFQVAD, from the coding sequence ATGGGAGCCGACGCCCGGATCCAGGAACTGAAGCTGGAGCTGCCCCCCGCCCCCAAGCCGGTCGCCACGTACGTGACCGCCCTCCGGCAGGGGGACCTGCTGTACGTCTCGGGGCACGGCCCGCTCAAGGCCGACGGGACGCTGATCACCGGCAAGGTCGGCGCCGAGCTGGACCTGGAGGCCGGCAGGGCCGCCGCCCGGCAGGTCGGCCTGGCGATCCTGGCCACGTTGAAGTCGCACCTCGGCTCGCTCGACAAGGTGACGCGGCTGGTCAAGTCGCTCGGCCTGGTCAACTGCACCGCCGAGTTCGCCCAGCAGCCGCAGGTCATCAACGGCTACTCCGACCTGATGAAGGAGGTCTTCGGCGACCTCGGCGTCGGCACCCGGAGCGCCGTCGGCACCAACGCCCTGCCGGGGAACATCGCCGTCGAGATCGAGGCCATCTTCCAGGTGGCCGACTGA
- a CDS encoding sugar isomerase domain-containing protein, with protein sequence MSESPRDPLSQYLDAARSALDAIEATQLGPIREAARRFADAILADRLVHVFGTGHSRMAVEELFPRYGSFPGFHPIVELSMTFHNPVVGANGQRQAMFLENVQGFGPVLWRNFVTDPRDCLLAISTSGCNAVTIDVALEARRLGMAVVALTSVAHSEASTSRHSSGEKLHEVADLVLDQKAPAGDSAVWIEGLPTPVSPISSVSGCTIINLIKAEVARLLTAAGRPPKVLTASCHVGADRARELFEQTYDDYRRRVGVLYR encoded by the coding sequence ATGAGCGAATCCCCCCGAGACCCCCTCTCCCAGTACCTCGACGCCGCCCGGTCGGCCCTGGACGCGATCGAGGCCACCCAGCTCGGGCCGATCCGGGAGGCCGCCCGGCGGTTCGCCGACGCCATCCTGGCCGACCGCCTCGTGCACGTCTTCGGCACCGGCCACTCCCGGATGGCCGTCGAGGAGCTGTTCCCGCGCTACGGCTCGTTCCCGGGCTTCCACCCGATCGTCGAGCTGTCGATGACCTTCCACAACCCCGTGGTCGGCGCCAACGGCCAGCGGCAGGCGATGTTCCTGGAGAACGTCCAGGGCTTCGGCCCGGTCCTCTGGCGGAACTTCGTCACGGATCCGCGCGACTGCCTGCTCGCCATCTCCACCAGCGGCTGCAACGCCGTGACGATCGACGTGGCCCTGGAGGCGAGGCGCCTGGGCATGGCGGTGGTGGCCCTGACCTCGGTGGCGCACAGCGAGGCCTCCACGTCCCGGCATTCGTCCGGCGAGAAGCTGCACGAGGTGGCCGACCTCGTCCTCGACCAGAAGGCCCCCGCCGGCGACTCCGCCGTCTGGATCGAGGGCCTCCCGACGCCGGTCTCGCCCATCTCCTCGGTCAGCGGCTGCACGATCATCAACCTGATCAAGGCCGAGGTCGCCCGCCTGCTCACCGCCGCCGGCCGGCCGCCGAAGGTCCTCACCGCCTCCTGCCACGTCGGCGCCGATCGGGCCCGGGAGCTGTTCGAGCAGACCTACGACGACTACCGGAGGCGCGTGGGGGTGCTCTACCGATAG